Genomic DNA from Setaria italica strain Yugu1 chromosome V, Setaria_italica_v2.0, whole genome shotgun sequence:
CAAGAATCTCATGTAacacgaaagtcgcactccatatggagtaacccccgaaccttaggttgaatcgaagaatcaggttgagggttaATCTGTAATTTgtatcactttccccttaaaaacccagagaaaaaactttttgtcaataggcacgtggcacacaggcCCCAAGCTTTttaccgactagtttggtgggtataagggtcaacctctgGTGAACGTGACCATCTTTGAAAGGAAATCTAATATCTTCCGAAAATAGAGGTAACCGCCAATCCGCAAAATCCGCGGATCCGTTAAACCTGAAATTCCTTTATTCATGCTGTTGTTACTACACTgcagttataaataacggagaaAGTTATCCCTTTCGTTTCACTTTTGCCATCTGCTGTTCCAATctccacactgtagccctagcgctaCCGCTGCTCAATCTACGAGCGctagcgccgccgtcccccaccactcagcccccgagcatatgcgACAGAAGAAactcgtgacatcaaggatggggagaAAAGCTGCTGCTGTCAAGCCTACcatggaggagaagaagaagaagtctgACAAGAAGGAGTCGCAGTTGCCGGcgcccaagtacgggaagacggaccagactgcgccgccaacTCCTGTTTGCGCTTGGAAGCGATCATCCTTGAAAGAGGAGGAAATCAAGACGCTTGTGGCTACCAATCTGCTCCAAAATTAAGGTGTtaggttagaaattgaaaattcaccaaaattcttGACGAGACCCTCCAAAGCTTAACGCTAGAGCTTGTCTGCAATATGTGTACATGTACGCAAAACTTTGCAATCATTTTCCCTCGTTGGATCTTCATTCAATTTTAATTTTGATTCCTCCCAACTTCCATGTACTACTTATTTATTTTTATGGTGTACTTGATGGTGGATGGCTCCATGCTGAATTTAGGTTGTATGTTGAATTTTTACCATGATTGGTACAATGGTGTGCCAATGATTCCTGTCTTGCTTAGCGAGTGAGTGGGTGAGGAGACGAGAGATTGACATCGCAATTTTCACCATGGTTaagtactactccctccgttccaaattgtaagtcattccaagaatcttggagagtcaaaacatctcaagtttgaccaaaattatagagaaaaatataaagatttatgacatcaaatagatatactataaaaatataattgataaagaatctaatgatatttAGTTGACAttataaatgttattatattattatataaatttggtcaaacttgagatactttgactctctaaaattcttagaatgacttataatttggaacggagggagtacaatggTGTACTACCAATTATCCAGGTCTTGCGTAGCGAGTGAGTGGATGAGTGAGGAGGTAGCTGATATAGCCGAGTGGTACATGTGCTAGTAGAAAGAAAACACACCAAATAAAAATGTGGGCCAAAACCACtaaataaaaatataagttaCATGCTCATGATTTGATTTTATGTTTTTTATTGTATTGTATATGAGATACAAGATGGTCATGTGTAATTTTTCTATTCTGTGATTTTAATGAGCGGTGGATAGAGTCGAAGAAGGTACATGGCCATCAACTTTCTCCTGTTGGCATACTGCTTTATGTCCGCTCAACTTTTTCCTGCCCGTGAGTAGTTTATATAAAGGTGGGTCAAACAGAAATACGTTCATCAAGGATTGATGGGTAGGCAGCCGTGACCCTCAAATCAAATCAGAAGTTAAAATGGTGAGAGAGGCTCTAGAGCACTGCAAGACGTGTTAGTATTTCTCATACTCAGAAAACTGTACATACACCAAGATTTTTGGATTGAAccctcggcaaaaagaaaaggaagaaagagtctTCTCCCCGTTTAAAAAGCTCGCTCTCTAACTGACACAGGACAGGACCGCGCCGCCGCTAGCTCTCCGCCGTTTTCCAGGACGAACCGCCACCACCCACTGTTGGGGAGCTGACGGTGGTCTGCACGCCACCGTCGCCACTGCCATAGCTGGGCCCGGCCGTGACGCTCGCATCGTAGGCGATGCCGAGGTTCCTTAGCCGGTTGAGCTCCGGCAGGATGACGGTGGCGAGGTCAGGCCGGTCCCTCCGCCGAATCTCCGTGCACTTAAGCGCGAGCTTGGCGAATCCGAGCGCCTCGTCGACAGGCCAGTCCTTGACGGTGATGTCGAGCATCTGGTGGAAGGTGCCGGCGTCGATGGCCTTCTCGACGTGATGCGTGAGCCCCATGGGCGGGCGCGCGGTGAccacctgcagcagcagcactccGAGGGAGTAGATGTCCGACTTGACCCCGAGCTTGCCCGTCTGCTGGTACTCCGGGTCGATGTAGCAGAAGGTGCCCGCCGTCGCCGTTAGCCGGTACTGCGTGACGctgtccgccaccgccggcggcacgAGGCGCGCCAGCCCGACGTCGCTGATCTTGCTCACGTAGTTGCGGTCCAGCAGGATGTTGGCCGGCTTCAGGTCCCGGTGCACCAGCGGCTCCGGCTTGGTCTGGTGCAGGAACAACAGCGCCGTCGCGATCTCCGCGGCGATCCGGAACCGCTGGCTCCACGGGATCGGCGGCGTGCCGCCGCGCCGATAGAGGCGGTCCTCGAGGCTGCCGTTGTCCATGTACTCGTAGACGAGGCAGCCGTACTCCGGGCAggcgccgaggaggagcaccATGTTTGGGTGGCGGATGCAGCTgagcacctccacctcctgctggAACTGCTTCCGGCCCTGGTGCGCGTCGGGGCGGAGCACCTTGATGGCGACGGGGGTGTGATCGAGGGAGGCGCGGTACACGGGGCCGTACCCGCCCTCGCCGATCTTGAGCTCGTCGGAGAAGCGCTCGGTGGACATCTCGATCTCGTCGATGTGGTACCGGCGGTACCGGAAGTCGTGGTTGGTGATGGCGTCCAGGGCGCGGACCTTCTCGTCGGCCTCCCGTCGCGCGCGCACCTCGGCgttgcgccgccgctgcgcctccAGGTCGGCCAGCCGctgcgccgcctcggccgcctccATGGCCGCGCGGCACTTGGCCTTCTCCATCTCGgccaccgccagcgccgcctcctccgcgtgCTGGGCCTCCTCCAGCCGCCGCGCGTCCTCCAGTTTCAGCATCTGCATCTCCTTGGCGCGCTGCTTCGCGTTGATGGCCTCCCGGCACGCCGCGTTGTACATGTCCATCGTCTGCTTCAGCTCCAGCCGGAGGCGCCGCATCTCGGCCTCCACCTCCCGCTGCGCCTGGCAGGTGGCCGGTGACATGGGCTCCCCGCCGGGGCTGGCAGCGAGGGTCGTGGACATGTCGAGGTTCTCGCTGAAGTCGATGGAGGAGAAGCGCGTGCTCTGCCCGAAGTCGAGCTCGGCGAGGGACTCGTGCCGCGTCGACCGGGAGGACGCGTCGGAGTAGTCCTTGCCGGCAGGCATCACGTGCTTGGCTGACGACGGGAGCGATCGCTCGCGGAACGGCGGCCGCGAGGTGAGCTCCGGCAGGGTGGAGCGGCTGTCGACGGAGCGCCGAGCATCGGGCATTGCCGGCGGCAAAAGCCCCCTGGAGCCGCGCCGAGAGTACAGCCCGACGGCTCCCCGGAGGGACTCGTTGTCCGGGAGGACGTCGGTGCCGGTGACGGCCGGAACGCCGCACTTGGCGAGCCTGACGTTGACGGACTTGCCCTTGGCCACCACGTAGATGTTGCAGTAGTCGGGCGCGCACTTCATCAGGGTCGACGGCACGTCCGCGTTCTTGAATTTCCTGCTCGAATTATAGAGGACGCAGTGTTTCATTTCAGGGCGTTTTAACTAGTGTCTGTCGATGATTCTCCGTTGAATCATACGTGCAATCCGGAAGAAAAATTGATGGAAAAAAGAAAGTGGAAAATTTGCGTTACTTGGTGAATGCATTTCTGCAGGCTCCTCCGAGCGCAATGCTCTGGATCTTGTTTGCAGTGATGTAACCTAGAATGGCCTTGGACACGTCTGCCTCCTCCAATATCACCTCGGATACTTCCACCTGCTGTAAACATGAATGATACCATCAGACACAAGATTGCAAATTTGGACGCTTTGCATTTGTCATTTGTCATTACAGCATTTCGGTTGAAGAATCCTCTGTAGGGGACAAAGATCTCCTTCATTTCAGCCTCCAGCGCACCCTGCGTCGTCTCTGCCAACGCAAATCCATCTGCACATCATCAAACGAAAACCATAGCTCAGCCGCCGCTGCTGCATGAAGGAACACCCGGCCGGCGATGAGAACGACGACGtacgggtggcggcggggtaGTGGGCGGCGACGTGGAGGAGGATGACGTGGGAGGCGCTGGAGAGGAGGTGGTCCACGACCCACTTCGCGGCCAGCGGGCTGTTCCGGTCCCGGTCGATGGCCACGACGATGGTGGGCGCCGGCTGGTGCAGAAGCGCCGGCGGCGATGCGGCCCGGTACTCTTCCGGACTCAGTGGGCCCCCTTGCatcgcgccgccaccgtccggTGATTGTGGCAAGCCGCCGCGGCCACACCAACCGAGATGGACGCTGGTGACTGGCCGGTCGGTGGGTCGTGCGATGGATGCGGGAGGATGGGGGCGCGGGAGAAGAAGGCAGAGAGGTGAAGGGAGACGGGGTGTTCCGCCTCTCCTCctgcccttcttcctcctctctcccttgcCTCCAACCTTTGTCTCCAACAGGCCTTGTCCAATCCTTCCTCTACATCTTGCAGGCTAAATGCCATGGCACAGGAGCAAGGACAGCCTCATACTATTCTTGcacatctttttttaaaaaaaataattttctcTTTGTGCAAATATTgttggaaaagaaaaacattttGGCTTGGAATTGAGCAACCTAAAATAAGGGTGTAATTGATTGGGCATGCATGTAAAAAGCCTTGAAATAGCAAAGACAGGGATGGAAACAAATACAAGAGACAGAAGGCCAAAAAATGGCCAATCCAGGAACCATGACCATCAGTTGATCTTTCTACTTGTGTTCTTCCAGCATGACAACACCATGTGCTTCCCTATCCCATCACCATAGCAAACATAAACAGTTTCAAGCGTATTCTATATCATGCCAGTGACACCGAGACCCGCCGTCAAAcggcaaaaagaaaagtaaCCCCTCAGATCCCCTCTAAGTTATATACAACTACAAAACTGTACAGTTTCTAGAGTTCTTGCAGACTGGTGACTTGGTTTTACAAGGTCAGGTAGGTCTTGATCATTGTTGAGCCGGTCGGATCAGAGAGTAGATGTCTGACGAGGTTCATTCGCAATTGATTCGGAGCTATCGCAAACATGTAGAATGAAAATAGTATTAGATCTACCGATGAAAGGGTTGAGCCCAAGAACCCTCGCCACATCCTGTTGACAATAACAATGGCTGTCAAAACTTCTTGGAAATTGTTACCTTCAGTACACCGAATCTCTATGAAAATAGACTGAAAACAGGGCAAAAGTGAAACTACCATTTCGGCACCCTGAAAAAGGCTTCGAAGAATGTTTGTATGCCTTCATTATTCAGTTGGATGATCAATGCCAATCCGAAAAGGAAAAATGAGCGTTGCCGTTTCCTTTCTTGAGGCCATAGTGTTCTCCAAGCTGAAACATCATATAACAATTAGAAGCAGAAGGTTTTGCTCACTTGTCTAAAATTTAAAAAGACTGAAGCTGTACTTGTCCAGAAGTGATGTCTACGAGAGTAAAAACCAGCAGAATACTTACCAAGCATTGATGGACTGTAATTTTGAGAACTTCCTGGCAAATATTGCGCAGGAACTCGGTTCCTTAAGATATCTGATATTACAGAGGCATATCTTGGAGCCTCAGACAAAGATCTGACCACTGAGTAGCCTATGAATTTTCCAACACGTTGTGAATATCAGCTAGATTGCAAGGAAGGACATGGTGTGTAAAAATTAAGGATTTGGCCATACCAGTTGCAGGGTGCACCATACTTGCTGCAGCACCAAATGCAAGATTTTTCTGATCTGTATTTGGTAAGGAACCTCCAACAGGAATGTAGGACCATTCCTGAAACCAAGCTTCAGCATTTCAGTTTATGTTCACAATACATATGAATGAGAAATTAacaagctgtttggctgagatTGCTGCAGCTGCTAGCCTTCTAAAACTACAGGAACCAGAGTTGTTGGTGCTGCAGGCGCAGCTGCAGCGCAGCGGCAAGAATCATAGCCGAACATGCTAGTGACCCTTAACTTCTTACCTCCTCATGAACTTTCAGGATCCGAACTCCCATTGCATCCAACCGATACATCAACCTTTTCTTAAGTACATCAAAGGGCATCGCATCTTTAGAGGCTAAGCATGTTTCCTGTGATAAAGAATTTGATCGGAAACTTTGAAGCATGGAAGTACTGGTTGTAGAATCACAGATGTAATGGAAGTTCCATACAGACCTCAAAGAAAACTCGTGTGGATGACATAGGCATAGCATACAGGAAAGTTGGATTTTCTTGTTCAGAATGCGAGAATTTCTCTTTGAAACAATCTCTGTAGTCCATGAAAACCATTAAGCTGGGATCATATGGATTGTTTTCCACCTGAAAAATTCAAATCATTCTGAAAGAACATATAACTAGTAACCAAATGCTATGTTGAAAGTTTCATCAAGAACGAGAATGAGCACTGATATTATGTAAACTATGAAATGGCAAATGAATTGAAAGTAACAGCTTCTTTGTGTACCTCAACTTCTACTCCATATGCAGTCTGCACACAGACACGGGGACCTCCAACCTCGTATTCTAAAAGCCGACCAGATGCTGCCCCCGAAGCAACAATCGCAAGCCTACAGAGTATCTCACGGCCCCTTTCACAACAGACTACTCTATGACCATCTGGAGATTCGATGATCTTGTCCACTTTCGAGTTGAGGTATGTAACGCCAGCTTCATAGCATCTGCCAATGATTTAAGTGTTGCTACTTGTCAATCATAGTATATCACGTTGCTTGGTAATTCATACTTTTGAATCCCAATATTGGTACATGAGAATTTACCTTCTCAGCAACTCCTCATGCAGCAGGTCACGGTGCACCCTGCCATATGGACGGCCAATCAGTATTGGTTCATTATTGTCTAGATAGACAATGGTATCCTTCCAGACATGCTCAATACAGCTCTCTAGACCAAGATCTGGacagaaaaagagagaaaagaataAGTATCGTCAAAGTAAATTATGTTGATAAAGATATTATGCAAAAACTCTTCATCGTAGCAATGCAAATAATATAATACCTTTGAATTCATCCTCCCACACACCATAGTTATTCGTGAACGGAAGGTCAGGGCCAATAAGACCAACAGTGAGGCCTTTCTTGGCTGACTCTGAAGCTAGAGAAAGACCGGCAGGACCACAGCCAATGATAACCAGATCAAGTACTGAATTTTCATTGGATATGGGCAGCAGCTGCGAAAAAGAAAAGACCACATATTCATTTTTCCTGAACCATACAGCGAACCTATGCCAGTACGATTTTTAGCTACTTCATCATGTAAGGAAATACTTCATTCCCTAAGAAAATAGGTTTACGATAAAACAAGAACTAAAACATTGTTAATGTGCACATATTTTTAACAGCACATGTTTCCGTCAAAGGTTTGAGCAATCCTAGGAAAAATGGCATAATTTTGAGGGATTACATGTGCCTAGACTACCCACTTGACTGCTTAAATTAAAGCAAAGTCAAACTGCGTGACATTAGACCGTAAATGACATGCCCATGTGTGTACAATCCAGTGAATTCAACATCACTGTGCATTCAGGCAACATCATACTGTTGGTGGAACTAGTAAGTAGTAAACAGAAAAAAAGAGACATGATCTTCATGTGCAAACACCCTAGGACGTGTGGCTGTGATTTATCTTCTTACAATAGTCCGGAAATGGAAGTGACTAGTCATTGTCCCTCCCCACCAATCACAATACCTTGAGTCTTGTGACAGTTCCTAAGTAGATTTTTCAGATCGCAGTCAAGTACAGTTACAGCACAATGTTCACTTTGTAATAGTATAAAACTGATAAGCTACTCTCATTTTCATGATAAAATGCATTTCAGAACTTTTAAACTACAGTATACACTTCCAAATGGACATAAACGATGATCAACTGTGTCAACCAGCCGAAGAGGAGATGGACAAGTCATCACCACCCGTTTCCACGGACGTCATTGTAGCCAAAGCACGTGAAGTACGGCGCGTGTGGTTCCATACTGAATTGTGCAATATTTTACTACGCTCTTAAATGATTACCCTAACCTACTTGGCTGGGGTTATTTCTCTTGAAAAAGATAAAGTTCGATTGCTGATGGATGGACAATATGAATGGTGTGCGGTTACAGGCAAAAATGAGAAATAGAAAGCTTCGATGTACATGAATTTTATCTCGTACATGTTAATCAAAGTTTATAGTGGCAGATGTTATGGATTTCATGTCCAGTAAATCCCAAAATACTAGTACAAGATAAGGGGACGAAATCTATAATCATGATCATTAGAACAAGCACAGAAATTGATTAGAGAATTATCAGTATCAGTAATCTAATAACCTTGGAGGCGATCTTGGACTGGCTTTCCATGGGCTTGGTGGCCTGCATTTGCACGTAgagcagctcgccgccgccccccttgCGGTAGTCCTCCTCGTCCGCGAactccacgcccgccgccgccgccccgaccgccgccgTCTCATCGTGCTTCTCGGTCGCCACGCACCTCACCTTCGGTCCGGCCACGCGCCGGcccgcgccctcccgccgccgccacctctccacCTCCGCCCTCCGCACCTTGCTGCCTCCGCCGACCGCCCCGTGCGGCAGCCCGCGGCAGCCGAGCGGCGCGGAGATCGCCGCGCCCGAGAGCCCCAttgcgccgcccctcctccggcTCTCACCCACAACCTCCTCTCCCGGCGCCGCTGTCTTGCTTCGAATTCCGCGGCGGttggtcggaggcggcggcgaagactagcagagcagaggaggtggccgctgcggctgtgccgttgtggagggagaggagaggcacGGGGAGAGGGGTATACCGGATATGGCACGTGGCGGATGTGGATTGGTCACGGGCCCCCGCGGCGTGGATATGGTTTTCGCTTTTCGGGAGCGAGGGCGTCGGGGGCCGTGACTCTTCGGCTGCGTTGCCCGTCCCGCGTGTCAGTGACGTGGTGCTTTCCAGAGTTGACCTGGGCTGGATAGAAGGGCCCTGTACCGTGTGATTTGGGCTGGAACCTTTTGGACGGGTACTTGTACTTTAGACATTTAGAGCTACTCCAGCGTATAATCTTTCCAAAACTTGTGAAATTTGACATATCATATAGATGCTAAGCCAAACAAAATGCTTCAGCCTATAAACTAAAGCAAAATCaactttttataaaaaatacttATGTGCGTTAGCTTTCCCTACCCGTACATGCAACAGATAAGGAATGATGGACAAATAAAACACTATTTTATTTAAAGCACCAGGTGCAAAAGTAAACACCATATCTAAGGTGGAGCTTCAAAGCACTCCCTTCTCCAGCATGAAGAACTAGGCAATCTTTCTCTAACATCTTCTAGCACCCCCTTAGCAACTCAGTTGGAGTTGTTCTTATTGGGATGTTGAAACTGTTGATCATCATTTTCTCCGATGTGACAATGACGTGGTACCAGTTTTGCCACATGGAATCCAACAGACGGCCACTACGTTGAATGAAGCTGATAATTCAATCAAACATATAAAAATTCATTCTTAACAATGTTTTAAAGGTCACAAGGCGACTTTGGAAACATGTGCGCACCTTATCGCCTACGCCTAGGCGACAAAGCGGACCGATTCCCCAAGGTGAGCTGGGTTCGCCTGGATGCCTAGGCGACGCCTTCAAAACATTGGTTCATAATTCCTTAAGAAATGAAAATAGCACTCTGCCAAGAGTTAGTGGTTGCAACAGGCAATTGATAGTGGGCTCATATTATATTTTACTCTTCAAATATTGTATAGATGAATCTACATACTCTGGGGATACCTTTTCATCAAGCATCACACTTCAGATTGCATCGGTTTTGCCCATGTTGTGGGCTTGTGGATGTTATTGGGGATTGGATCGGAGCATGTCACATCTAGTTATGCATGATAAATCTGCACCTACCTGGATAAAATTCAGGTGATTATAAATGGGCGACTACGATATGATTCATTATCTCATTTTGTAAATATGTAGAGAGACGATATGATTCATTGTCTCACATTATGATTCATTATCTCACATTATAGTACGTACAGAGATAGAAGGGGCAGATCCAGCATGGGGGCTAGAGCCCCCAACACACCCCCACCAAAAAATCAATGAATacaaaaaggaggaagaaaagaaggGAGAGATGAACCCCTCTTATCTCAAGATCTTGGAGCCGCCCTGATAGCCCATTTGGATTAGATATAGGGCCCTGTTGGCTgcgcagctgctgctgcagctaaCGTTTAGTCACCATAGCAGACGCAGCAAGGCTTGTTGCATGCTGGTGTTGTTCTGTTGTGCTCCTTGAGCTGCAACCCAAACACTGTAGCTGTAGCTGCAGCCAGCCGCAAGTAACACAGCCGAGCCGGGCCATAGCTTTTAAAAGCTAAATTACACAACCTAAGTAGATACAAATATGATGGTAGTTTACTACTGATAGTTTCTTGGCGATATAATCAGTGGCAGAGCCAAGATTCTATAGTTGGGTATTCCCTTCTCCTAAGTTCTAACCCAAAAAAAATCTAGATGAACAGGAATCACTTAAAGACATTTTTTCAAAGCTCTATGATCTACACTTAAATACATACACACTAACTAACTAAAAGGTAAATCAGTTGTTCTACAAAACTTCTAATTGCAAAGCTCTGCTCATTAGTCAATAACATTAGCACTCACCGTTCAGGATTTCGTGTGCCGTTCCTGCAGCAAGTCCCTGTCGCTGTTGGCCATCTCCCTGTTTGGCCAGCTGGTCTCCAGCGGCAGCGGTGTTCCCCTGCCCCTACGGCCATGCGCAGTGCGTAGCGACGCTTGGCGGCAGTAGGGTCACTGCTAAGGAAAGCCCCATCAGTACCAGGTTGGaactccctttagtaccggttgcacaaccggtattgctacttcgatACTAAGAGGAAcctctttagtactgggtgaaataaccagtactaaagagggtattaaaaaataaaaaaagaaatcccaccCTGCCTAAGCCGCACCCCGCCAGCCCGAGCCCGACCCACACCCCCCCTCGAGCTCGAGCCTCGCCCCtgccccccgccgccaccctttcCCCCGAGCCGCACCCCGCCTTCCTGAGCCTGAGCCCTCCTGCCGCCATCCCTTGGGCCCCTCGCCGAAGAcgcaccccgccgccaccatccctGCCGTGCGTCCTGGCCTCGCATCGCCACATCCACCCGTTGCCGCCATGGGAGAAAGAGAGATAGTGTGAGGGGGGCTCACCGTCACCACCGCATCCACCCGGCCGCCACCGCAGCCACCAGCGCCGCTGCCGCATCCACACGCGCGAGCGACCGCATCTCCTgcaccgccaccgctcctcactgccacaAGTGAGGGGCAAgcgaaggggggaggggaggggcaacgGGAGAGAGGTCCGGCGGGAGAGGGAAAGAGGGAGGGGGGCGGGGAGGGTCGGGTCGGTGAGAAGATAAGATGAAgagaagagggagagggaggagaggagaggggagaggaagagggccAGGCCGGTGAGAAGATAAgatggagaggagagggagagggccgGGTGAGAAGATAAGATGGGCTAGGCGGAGGAGATAGGGATGGgtgacccccctttagtaccggttggggctccaaccggtactaaaggtcacccattagtaccaggtggagcccccacccggtactaaaggcccggtggcacattagtaccgggtggaggcaccaaccggtactaatgtgcagcctttagtaccagttggtggccccaaccgatactaaagggggtcacggagCACTAGCCGTTAAGCCTGGAACTAATGATCACATTAATATTGGGCCCAATTTCAACCGGCACTAATGCAGTGGACGAAAGATCCATTCTAGAGTAGTGGGTGCTGGCCACAGCTCCTTACCGACGCTGCTCCCGCACTTCGGCCACCGGGGTCTTGGATTTTGGGGAACAGACTGAGAAGAGAATTGGAGAGAGAGGAACTGAGAGGGAAGCCGTGCGAGTCGTCTGGCCAAGTCGCCGAGACGGTGTCTCTAGAGGACGAGCGGTGGTGGGAGCGGGCCAGCGAAGGCTGTTGCCGGTTGTGGGCGGAAGTTGGCCTGGGTGGGAAGAGGACTGCAATTCTAGGTTGGAACGGCTTTGGACTAAGTTTTAACTCAGGAAACTAAGATTGTGGCCTAACATGGCATGTATATATGTAAATACTTAATGTATATCTGATTTGCAGCTCAAAAAATTAGTTATTCCTGGGAATACCCAAGAATTCAGCAGCCTCTGCCAGTCCGCCTGTGGACATAACAATGTATTTTTTAACAAAAGACGTTCTTGTCATCATATACCTTATTTATATTAAGAAAAGCAATAAATAGTACAGAAAATATCTTgatagaaaataaaattgtaataaCTTTTAGAAAATTTCTTCTCCACCGCATCGATCACAGCCATGACGTCGACTAGGGGCGGATCCAGCGATGGGTCAGCCAGGGCTCAAGCCCCTACTACAGCTCTAGATATAACGGAGCCCCTCTCAAGCCTCTCCTAACGTTTTAGTCATGGatgaaggagaggaggaagaaaagaagaagcaaagaaaggagagaaggaagatgagCCCCTCCTAACTTATTACACTATCCGCCAATGACGTCGACCATTCTAGGCCGTTCCCCATCTGCGTCGATTATACTGGCATAAGAATGTTGTTGTCATGAGTTAATTTACTTGTCCATTCGTACCTTTTATAAGACAACAGGATCAGAATTAATAAACATCATCCAATGTTCCGCATCCCAGATATATAAATGGCCGTAGTCCATTAAATATATGATATATTTATGTAGTGCCCACCATCAAACCCCAGCTCATATAAATCGAGGAGACCAGGATATCGAATAATCCAATGCTTGTTCCCATATCTAGCGCGTGCTCTTTCCGGGCCACCAGATTACCCATATCGGAAAACCTACCTGTTTGTCATTAGTTCAGAGAGGagattcgtttcaaaaaaaggaaacatgCTGATTCCGAAGCTGACTTTGTGTCGAGTCTTATCAGGGCACCGATGCTTGATCATATAGAAATCCATGAACAGGAGCTCCAAAGTAGAAGTGACTAATGTTGTTGCGACagagaaaagaagagagaattCGTACAGCAGAATAATTATTGGGGAGCACCAGTTCTTATTACTTTTCTTGGCACTTTGCTTCACCGTTAAAATATTTGCGTTGTAGGAACTGTTCCCTTAATGGAGTGATCATTTATTTGCAGCAGATGCTAGTAACTCAGTTTTTGCTGCCAACATGATATCTACTTCACCGTTTACATGTTTTGGTCACATAATAGAATATGACAGTGTTAAGTT
This window encodes:
- the LOC101764490 gene encoding U-box domain-containing protein 35; its protein translation is MQGGPLSPEEYRAASPPALLHQPAPTIVVAIDRDRNSPLAAKWVVDHLLSSASHVILLHVAAHYPAATHGFALAETTQGALEAEMKEIFVPYRGFFNRNAQVEVSEVILEEADVSKAILGYITANKIQSIALGGACRNAFTKKFKNADVPSTLMKCAPDYCNIYVVAKGKSVNVRLAKCGVPAVTGTDVLPDNESLRGAVGLYSRRGSRGLLPPAMPDARRSVDSRSTLPELTSRPPFRERSLPSSAKHVMPAGKDYSDASSRSTRHESLAELDFGQSTRFSSIDFSENLDMSTTLAASPGGEPMSPATCQAQREVEAEMRRLRLELKQTMDMYNAACREAINAKQRAKEMQMLKLEDARRLEEAQHAEEAALAVAEMEKAKCRAAMEAAEAAQRLADLEAQRRRNAEVRARREADEKVRALDAITNHDFRYRRYHIDEIEMSTERFSDELKIGEGGYGPVYRASLDHTPVAIKVLRPDAHQGRKQFQQEVEVLSCIRHPNMVLLLGACPEYGCLVYEYMDNGSLEDRLYRRGGTPPIPWSQRFRIAAEIATALLFLHQTKPEPLVHRDLKPANILLDRNYVSKISDVGLARLVPPAVADSVTQYRLTATAGTFCYIDPEYQQTGKLGVKSDIYSLGVLLLQVVTARPPMGLTHHVEKAIDAGTFHQMLDITVKDWPVDEALGFAKLALKCTEIRRRDRPDLATVILPELNRLRNLGIAYDASVTAGPSYGSGDGGVQTTVSSPTVGGGGSSWKTAES
- the LOC101764899 gene encoding lycopene epsilon cyclase, chloroplastic is translated as MGLSGAAISAPLGCRGLPHGAVGGGSKVRRAEVERWRRREGAGRRVAGPKVRCVATEKHDETAAVGAAAAGVEFADEEDYRKGGGGELLYVQMQATKPMESQSKIASKLLPISNENSVLDLVIIGCGPAGLSLASESAKKGLTVGLIGPDLPFTNNYGVWEDEFKDLGLESCIEHVWKDTIVYLDNNEPILIGRPYGRVHRDLLHEELLRRCYEAGVTYLNSKVDKIIESPDGHRVVCCERGREILCRLAIVASGAASGRLLEYEVGGPRVCVQTAYGVEVEVENNPYDPSLMVFMDYRDCFKEKFSHSEQENPTFLYAMPMSSTRVFFEETCLASKDAMPFDVLKKRLMYRLDAMGVRILKVHEEEWSYIPVGGSLPNTDQKNLAFGAAASMVHPATGYSVVRSLSEAPRYASVISDILRNRVPAQYLPGSSQNYSPSMLAWRTLWPQERKRQRSFFLFGLALIIQLNNEGIQTFFEAFFRVPKWMWRGFLGSTLSSVDLILFSFYMFAIAPNQLRMNLVRHLLSDPTGSTMIKTYLTL